TGAGTAGCGAAGCGGCCTCACTGGTCCAAGAAATCCCTGCTCGGAATCGAGCGTCGGCTCGGCCGAGAACCACGCTCCGTCATCGAAATGGGTCGCGGTCGGCCGCCCCGCGATCTGGTCGCACCCTTGACTACTCCTCATGGCGCTGAGTAGCGTCCCATCATAAGAACCTAGAATCACAATATGGGCCAGTGATGAACTGAGGTTAGCGATGAGTTTGCGCGCGTTGCGGGTAGCTGGAGCTGCCCTGCTGGTCACCACCGTCGTGGCGGCCTGCTCCGACAACCAGGAACCAGGTACGGAATCCGCACCACCACCACCCGAAACGTCCGTCATCGACTTCGGGGTCGGAGTAGACCCCGCCTACTCGCCGATCTACCTCGCCGACCAGCAGGACATGTTCAGCGAGGCCGGGCTCGACGTCACCGTCACCCAGTACCAGGAGGGCACCGGCGGCCTCGACGCGATCCTGGCCAGGGAGGGTCAGGTGACCGCCAGCACCGAGTCGAGCCTGCTCAACCGGGCCACCCGGGGCGACGTCAAGGGCGTCGCCGTCTTCTCCCAGTCTCCCGATTTCATCAAGTTGGTCGTCCGGGACGAGGTCGCCGAGGTCGCCGACATCACCCGCTACGGCGTGGTGCCCGGCACGGTGAACGAGTACGCCACCAACAAGGTTCTCGACGCGAACGGAATCAGCCGTGACGCGGTCGAGTTCGTCAACGCCTCGCCGGCCGAGATGCCGGCCCTGCTGCAGCGCGGCGACGTCGACGGATACATCATGTGGGAGCCGTGGCCGTCCCGGGGCGTCGCCGGCGGCGGCAAGATCCTGCTCACCAGCGGCGACGTCGGATACGTCTACAACCTGATCATCGGGGTCGACGGTGCCTGGTACGAGGCCAACCAGGAGGCCGTACAAACGCTGGTCGCCACCATCGGCGACGCGTGCGAGCAGATCACCGCCGACCCCTCGGTCGCCGGCACCGCGACGGAGACCGCCATCCAGGTCCCGGCCGCCGAAGCCGTCGAACTGCT
The sequence above is a segment of the Solwaraspora sp. WMMD406 genome. Coding sequences within it:
- a CDS encoding ABC transporter substrate-binding protein — encoded protein: MSLRALRVAGAALLVTTVVAACSDNQEPGTESAPPPPETSVIDFGVGVDPAYSPIYLADQQDMFSEAGLDVTVTQYQEGTGGLDAILAREGQVTASTESSLLNRATRGDVKGVAVFSQSPDFIKLVVRDEVAEVADITRYGVVPGTVNEYATNKVLDANGISRDAVEFVNASPAEMPALLQRGDVDGYIMWEPWPSRGVAGGGKILLTSGDVGYVYNLIIGVDGAWYEANQEAVQTLVATIGDACEQITADPSVAGTATETAIQVPAAEAVELLSGVQCQVRDFTDDDLQRYAEIAQFQQDSGIVTEPADPTSVMIRGVA